In Candidatus Paceibacterota bacterium, the sequence AACGCACCGGCTCCACATCACGGCGACCTGTGAGGAGTTCCAGAAACTGGGCGCCTGCTCGAAGCGGGGCAGTTGAGCCGCGGGTCAGCGTTTCGGGCGAGGCGGTCGGGGTGATTTGGGCGAGCCGGATTTCGGCGGCTGGGGTTTTCTGATTTCCGCCTCGAAAGTTCCCGCGACAAAGCTCCTGGCCGCATCCGGCAGGCCGAGGTAGAGCCTCCCCGGCAGGCGGCCCTCGGCGGGCTGGCCAAAACTGATTTTAAGGACGTAGCCATCGCGGAAGGTCTCGGTGATGGATTCCTGTTGTTCATCCTTCCAACGCAGGACGATGCGCAGAGGTCGGGGATGGCCGGGCGCAATCTCGATCGTCTTGCCGGTTAACTCCTCTCCCGGACGCACGGGAAAAATCAAAGTGATCCCCAGATCCGGAGGCCAGGCACGGCCCTGACGCAGCGACAGAATGCCGCCCTGCACGGTCGTCCGCTCGCAAAGAAAGCCGCTGCCGTGGATGCTGCCGGCGGCGGTGGTCTCCGGGATGGTCGCCTTCGCCGGTTCCAGCGTCCAGGCGATGTTGGTCGGAATGGGGTGGGTCGGATTGATGGCAACCGGCGCGTTGGAGGTCAGCGCGACCGCGTTGGTGGCCGCGGGAGGCGGCTTGAGGGCGGGCTTGAAGATGCGGTCTCGGAACACGTAAAGTGCCGCGCCTGCCCCACCCAGGAGCAGGAGCAAGGCAACGAGGGCCGCAAGCGAGGTGCGCTCGGTGGATCTTCCCAGCGGCCCCAGCCCGGAACGGCCCTCCGCGGCGACCGGACGAGGTTTGGCCACCTGGGACGCCGACAGGATGAACTTGGTTTCCTGCGAGCCGGGCGCCTGGGGCACGACGATCTTTTGGAAGCAGGTCGGACAATCAATTTGCCCGCCGCTGGTGCTGGCGTCAGCCGTGATATGCTGGCCGCAGACGGGGCAGGCAAACTTGAATTCACTCATTGTTTCGGCGCCACCATTCCACAGCGGACGGGGCAGGACAATTCTTTTTTAGCAGTGACTTCCGGGCAGCATGGCCGCACATTCGGGCAGAGCTGAGCGCATGAAGAAATCCAAACCTGTTTCTCGAAGCGGACGGTTTGCCGGTGGTCCGGCGGCGGCCGTGGCACAATTCACTCAATCCGTCTCGTTCGACCAGCGGCTCTGGCGGCACGACATCGCCGGCTCGATTGCCCATGCCGTCGTGCTGCGGGAGGCCGGGTGCCTGACGCGACGGGAGTTGGACGCGATCACCCGGGGGCTGGATGCCATCGGCAAGGAAATCCGGGCGGGCAAATTCCGCTGGCGGCCGGAGCTGGAAGATGTCCACATGAACATCGAGGCGGCTCTGACGCGGCGGGTGCCGGCGGGCGCGAAGCTGCACACGGGCCGCTCGCGCAACGACCAGGTGGCGCTCGACATGCGGCTTTGGCTGGCGGAGGAAATTCTGGGGCTGCTGATGGAGATCCGGCGGCTGCAATACGCGCTGGTGCGGCTGGGGGAAAGAGAGCGGGAAGTCGTGATCCCCGGTTACACGCATACACAGCGGGCCCAACCGGTCTATCTGGCTCACCATCTCCTGGCCTACGTCGAGATGCTCGAGCGCGATGTGCAGCGGCTGCGGGAATGCTGGGCGCGGGTGAATGTATGCCCGCTGGGCAGCGGCGCGCTGGCCGGCTCAACGCTGCCGCTGAACCGCGAACTGGCGGCCAAACTGCTCGGCTTTGTGGACGCGAAAGGCCGGCCGCAAATCACGCAGAACTCGATGGACGCGGTGAGCGACCGAGACTTTGCGGTGGAGTTTTGCGGCACTGCGGCGCTCCTGGGTGTCCACCTGTCGCGGCTGGCGGAGGACTTAATTCTGTGGTCGAGCGCCGAGTTCAACTTCATCCGCCTCGCCGACGCCTACACGACCGGCTCGTCGCTGATGCCGCAGAAGAAGAATCCCGATGTCGCGGAGCTGGTCCGGGGCAAGAGCGGCCGGCTGATCGGAAACCTGGTCGCCCTACTGACGCTGCTCAAGGGGCTGCCGATGACTTATAACCGTGACTTGCAGGAGGACAAGGAGCGGCTGTTCGACACGATGGATACGGTGAGGGCGTCGGTGCGGATCTGCGCGGCGATGCTGGATCATACCCGGGTCAACCGGCAAGCCTGCCGGGCGGCGGCAGGCGATCCGGCGCTGCTGGCAACCGATCTGGTGGATTACCTGGTCCGGAAGGGTCTGCCATTCCGGCAGGCGCACCACGCCATCGGCGCGCTGGTCGCGCTGGCCGAACGCCTTGGCCGGCCGTTGAACCAGCTCTCGCTCGCGCAGTTGCAGTCGGTCGAGAAGAAGCTTGGGGCCGACGCGCTCAAGGTGTTCGACCTTCAGCAAGCCCTGGTCCGGCGCCGGCTTGCGGGATCGCCCGGACCGGCGGAAGTCAGAAAGCAACTGGCCAAGTGGAAGAAGTCAATTGGCTGAACCCCGCGCCGCCCTGACCGCCCCCGGCGAAACGGTGTCTCAGTCGCCCCAAAACCATGGCGCAAGCGCCCGAAGAACTGCTGACCGGCCTGCTGCGGGATGTGTCGCGCTCATTCTACCTTACGTTGCGCGTGCTGCCGGGCGGGATTCGGACGCCCGTCAGCCTGGCCTACCTGCTGGCTCGCACGGCCGACACCATCGCTGACACCGAATTGGTGGCGCTGGAGCAACGGTTGGAAGCCTTGCGCGCCTTGCGCGAGCGGATTCAAGGGCGGGCAACTGCCAAGCTGGATTTCGGCGCCCTGGCGCGGCAACAGGGGTCGCGGGCTGAAGGCATTCTGCTGGAGCGCTGCGAAGCGAGCCTGGCACTGCTGCAGGGCCTGCAACCCGGGGATCGGCAGCTGGTGCGCGAAGTGCTCGAAATCATCACCAGCGGACAGGAACTGGACTTGCGGCGCTTCGCCGGCGCGTCGGCCGGTTCGCTCGTGGCGCTGCGCGCCGACGCGGAGCTGGACGACTACACCTATCGCGTGGCGGGTTGCGTCGGCGAGTTCTGGACCAGGATCTGCCGCGCGCATGTTTTCCCGCGGGCCTCGGTGGATGACGCATTACTGCTGGCCAACAGCGTGCGGTTCGGCAAGGGGCTCCAACTGGTGAATATCCTGCGCGACGTGGCGGCGGACTTGCGCCAGGGGCGCTGTTATATCCCGGCGGAGAAGCTGGCGGTGTCAGGCCTGAAACCCGGGGACCTGCTGCTCCCGGAGAGCGAGCCGCGCTTTCGTCCGCTCTACCACGAGTACCTTGCCCGCGCCGACGCCCACCTGCGGGCCGGCTGGGACTACATTCATGCCTTGCCGCGCCGCTGTGTCCGTGTGCGGCTGGCCTGCGCGTGGCCGATTCTG encodes:
- the argH gene encoding argininosuccinate lyase, with translation MKKSKPVSRSGRFAGGPAAAVAQFTQSVSFDQRLWRHDIAGSIAHAVVLREAGCLTRRELDAITRGLDAIGKEIRAGKFRWRPELEDVHMNIEAALTRRVPAGAKLHTGRSRNDQVALDMRLWLAEEILGLLMEIRRLQYALVRLGEREREVVIPGYTHTQRAQPVYLAHHLLAYVEMLERDVQRLRECWARVNVCPLGSGALAGSTLPLNRELAAKLLGFVDAKGRPQITQNSMDAVSDRDFAVEFCGTAALLGVHLSRLAEDLILWSSAEFNFIRLADAYTTGSSLMPQKKNPDVAELVRGKSGRLIGNLVALLTLLKGLPMTYNRDLQEDKERLFDTMDTVRASVRICAAMLDHTRVNRQACRAAAGDPALLATDLVDYLVRKGLPFRQAHHAIGALVALAERLGRPLNQLSLAQLQSVEKKLGADALKVFDLQQALVRRRLAGSPGPAEVRKQLAKWKKSIG
- a CDS encoding phytoene/squalene synthase family protein, yielding MAQAPEELLTGLLRDVSRSFYLTLRVLPGGIRTPVSLAYLLARTADTIADTELVALEQRLEALRALRERIQGRATAKLDFGALARQQGSRAEGILLERCEASLALLQGLQPGDRQLVREVLEIITSGQELDLRRFAGASAGSLVALRADAELDDYTYRVAGCVGEFWTRICRAHVFPRASVDDALLLANSVRFGKGLQLVNILRDVAADLRQGRCYIPAEKLAVSGLKPGDLLLPESEPRFRPLYHEYLARADAHLRAGWDYIHALPRRCVRVRLACAWPILIGRETLERLRDDNVLDPALRVKVSRRQVRKIIFRSVLLYPWPGAWEKMFPVGKPVASPPNLP